One window from the genome of Eucalyptus grandis isolate ANBG69807.140 chromosome 7, ASM1654582v1, whole genome shotgun sequence encodes:
- the LOC104455444 gene encoding LOW QUALITY PROTEIN: acyl-coenzyme A thioesterase 9, mitochondrial (The sequence of the model RefSeq protein was modified relative to this genomic sequence to represent the inferred CDS: inserted 1 base in 1 codon) — protein MAPLHRTLSKLPPFRPSWPSAARFSATGDGGAPAPPSSAAAPPLYESSPPIDAGSSIRKPISLWPGMYFXPVTNALWEARSKMFEEVGGAGASGKAAPPPPESELVPRSPARSRTSIFYKFSSDYVLREQYRNPWNKIRMGKLVEDLDALAGTICYKHCSSDDGTTRPLLLVTASVDRMVLKRPIHIDTDLQIEGAVTWVGRSSMEIQLEVTQSTEETQDSSDSVALTANFTFVARDSRTGKSAPVNPISPETERERLLWEEAENRNKMRKKKREESNKDDKVEDSSRLQALLAEGRVFCDMPALADRDSILIRDTCFENSLICQPQQRNIHGRIFGGFLMRRAFELAFSSTYAFAGAAPRFIEVDHVDFLRPVDVGNFLRLKCCVLYTELDNPDEPLINVEVVAHVMRPELRSSEVSNKFYFTFTVRPEALNDGLRIRKVVPSTEEEAQRVLERMDAESCQTSS, from the exons ATGGCGCCTCTCCACCGAACGCTCTCCAAGCTCCCTCCTTTCCGGCCATCATGGCCCAGCGCCGCCCGGTTCTCCGCCACGGGGGACGGCGGCGCCCCCGCTCCGCcgtcctccgccgccgctccccCGCTGTATGAGAGCTCTCCGCCCATCGACGCCGGATCGTCGATCCGGAAGCCGATCAGCCTGTGGCCCGGCATGTACT TCCCCGTCACCAACGCCCTTTGGGAAGCGAGATCCAAGATGTTCGAGGAGGTCGGCGGCGCCGGTGCGAGCGGGAaggcggcgccgccgccgccggagagCGAATTGGTCCCGCGGAGCCCGGCCAGGAGCAGGACGAGCATTTTCTACAAGTTCTCGAGCGATTATGTGCTCAGGGAGCAGTATAGGAATCCTTGGAACAAGATCAGGATGGGGAAGCTGGTGGAAGATCTCGATGCTCTCGCTGGGACCATATGCTATAAG CATTGCTCCAGCGACGATGGCACCACAAGGCCTCTATTACTAGTCACTGCTTCTGTAGACAGGATGGTTCTCAAGAGGCCAATCCATATTGACACGGACTTGCAAATAGAGGGAGCTGTTACATGGGTTGGGCGCTCGTCAATGGAGATCCAACTGGAAGTGACTCAGTCCACCGAAG AAACCCAGGATTCTTCAGATTCAGTTGCACTTACCGCCAATTTCACATTTGTGGCTCGTGATTCTAGAACTGGGAAATCAGCTCCAGTTAATCCTATCTCaccagagacagagagagaaagattacTTTGGGAAGAGGCAGAAAATAGgaataaaatgaggaaaaagaagagagaagaaagtaaCAAAGATGATAAGGTAGAGGACTCGTCAAGGCTCCAGGCTTTACTTGCCGAAGGTCGTGTCTTCTGTGATATGCCAGCTCTGGCGGACAGAGATAGCATTCTGATAAGAGATACTTGTTTTGAGAACTCACTAATATGCCAGCCACAGCAAAGGAATATCCATGGAAGAATATTTGGAGGATTTTTAATGCGAAGGGCTTTTGAATTGGCCTTTTCAAGCACATATGCCTTTGCTGGTGCGGCACCCCGGTTCATTGAGGTTGACCATGTTGATTTCTTGAGACCG GTGGATGTTGGTAATTTTCTCCGCCTCAAATGCTGTGTTCTGTATACGGAACTTGACAATCCAGATGAACCCCTGATAAATGTTGAAGTTGTGGCCCATGTGATGCGACCTGAGCTCAGATCAAGCGAG GTGTCAAACAAATTCTACTTTACATTCACTGTACGTCCTGAGGCCTTGAATGACGGATTGAGGATTCGGAAAGTTGTCCCATCCACAGAAGAAGAGGCGCAGCGTGTCCTTGAACGTATGGATGCCGAGAGTTGTCAGACTTCATCCTGA
- the LOC104453293 gene encoding LOW QUALITY PROTEIN: pre-mRNA-splicing factor 38B (The sequence of the model RefSeq protein was modified relative to this genomic sequence to represent the inferred CDS: inserted 2 bases in 1 codon), protein MGKNQAYKAMQRARVGSSSAVPDQIEDGMVDGSFHSPAWHAARLASLNTXHTVTWEEFKQKQKEEEIKKGQVEKDKDKMMREYRAQLDAERARKLAHGRNHSSSKSKRKKDRKEKDERKRSSKRKRSRRRSSDSSSSGSSDYSSDEEEERESKRSRSRSKRNKKEKKHRSSSSSSSSDHSSDDEEERESKRSRSRSKRNRKEKKHRSRKQSGSVDEETGPVPLSRFFESVKS, encoded by the exons ATGGGGAAGAACCAGGCGTACAAGGCCATGCAGAGAGCCCGGGTGGGCTCCAGCTCGGCCGTTCCCGACCAGATTGAGGATGGCATG GTGGATGGTTCATTTCATTCACCAGCTTGGCATGCTGCTCGTTTGGCAAGCCTTAATAC TCACACAGTCACTTGGGAAGAATTCAAACAGAAGCAGAAG GAAGAAGAGATCAAGAAGGGGCAAGtggaaaaagacaaagataagaTGATGAGAGAGTACAGAGCGCAGCTGGATGCTGAAAGGGCACGCAAGCTTGCCCATGGAAGAAACCACTCTAGTAGTAAATCTAAGCGGAAAAAGG ATCGAAAGGAGAAAGATGAAAGGAAACGCAGCAGCAAGAGAAAG AGGTCAAGGAGGAGATCTTCAGATTCTAGCTCCTCAGGCTCTTCTGATTATTCaagtgatgaagaagaagagagggaatcCAAAAGATCGAGGTCCAGgtctaaaagaaataaaaaggagaagaagcacCGGTCTAGCTCCTCAAGCTCATCTTCTGATCATTCAAGTGATgacgaagaagagagagaatctaAAAGGTCCAGGTCCAGGtctaaaagaaatagaaaggagaagaagcacCGGTCAAGAAAACAGAGTGGCAGCGTTGATGAAGAAACCGGTCCTGTACCACTCTCAAGATTCTTCGAAAGTGTGAAGAGTTAG
- the LOC104453291 gene encoding sm-like protein LSM36B codes for MSGGGGEKGSATTKTPADFLKSIRGRPVVVKLNSGVDYRGILACLDGYMNIAMEQTEEYVNGQLKNKYGDAFIRGNNVLYISTSKRTLADGA; via the exons AtgagcggaggaggaggagagaaagggTCGGCCACTACAAAGACCCCCGCAGATTTCCTGAAATCTATTCGCGGGAGACCAGTTGTCGTCAAGCTGAACTCTGGAGTCGATTATCGAG GTATTCTGGCCTGCCTAGATGGATATATGAACATAGCAATGGAACAGACGGAAGAGTACGTCAATGGGCAGCTGAAAAATAAGTATGGAGATGCTTTTATTCGAGGAAATAATG TTCTGTATATCAGCACTTCCAAGCGGACTCTGGCAGATGGGGCTTAG
- the LOC104453292 gene encoding histidinol-phosphate aminotransferase, chloroplastic isoform X2 translates to MASTVDVQHLSEANRELTGDSFIRPHLRKLSPYQPILPFEVLSTRLGRKPEDIIKLDANENPYGPPPEVFEALGSMKFPYVYPDPESRRLRAALAVDSGLEADYILAGCGADELIDLIMRCVLDPGDKIVDCPPTFTMYEFDAAVNGAHVIKVPRKPDFSLNVELIADAVEKENPKCIFLTSPNNPDGSIIGDEDLIKILKLPVLVVLDEAYIEFSGIESRMKWVKKYENLIVLRTFSKRAALAGLRVGYGAFPLSIIEYLWRAKQPYNVSVAAEVAACAALQNPTYLEDVKNALVQERERLFKLLMGVPFLNPYPSHSNFILCEVTSGMDAKKLKEDLAKMGVMIRHYNNKELKGYVRVSVGKPEHTAALMDGLSRLSQ, encoded by the exons ATGGCCTCCACCGTGGACGTCCAGCATTTGAGCGAGGCCAACCGGGAATTGACCGGCGACTCGTTCATTCGGCCTCATCTGAGGAAATTGTCTCCTTACCAGCCCATTTTGCCTTTTGAG GTTTTGTCTACTCGTCTTGGAAGAAAACCAGAGGACATTATCAAATTAGATGCAAATGAAAACCCTTATGGTCCTCCTCCGGAG GTTTTTGAAGCTCTAGGGTCAATGAAATTCCCATATGTATACCCTGATCCAGAGAGCCGCCGGCTCCGTGCTGCTCTTGCTGTGGATTCTGGCCTTGAAGCTGATTACATTCTTGCGGGATGTGGAGCAGATGAACTAATCGATTTAATTATGCG ATGTGTTCTGGATCCTGGTGATAAGATTGTGGACTGCCCTCCAACATTTACAATGTATGAGTTTGATGCTGCAGTTAATGGGGCACATGTTATCAAAG TTCCTAGGAAGCCGGACTTCAGCTTAAATGTGGAACTCATTGCTGATGCTGTTGAGAAGGAGAACCCTAAATGCATATTTTTAACTTCTCCTAATAATCCAGATGGGAG TATTATTGGTGATGAAGATCTCATTAAAATCCTGAAACTCCCAGTGCTGGTCGTGTTGGATGAAGCATACATTGAGTTTTCGGGGATTGAGTCTAGGATGAAATGGGTGAAGAAGTATGAGAACTTGATTGTTCTCCGGACATTTAGCAAAAGAGCTG CTTTAGCTGGACTTCGAGTGGGTTACGGAGCATTTCCCTTGAGCATTATTGAGTATTTGTGGAGAGCGAAGCAACCTTATAATGTATCTGTTGCTGCTGAAGTTGCTGCATGTGCAGCATTGCAGAATCCAACTTATCTGGAG GATGTTAAAAACGCTCTGGTACAAGAAAGGGAGAGGCTTTTTAAACTTCTAATGGGAGTTCCATTTCTCAATCCATATCCTAGCCATTCTAATTTCATTCTTTGCGAGGTTACATCAGGAATGGATGCTAAAAAGCTGAAG GAGGACCTTGCCAAAATGGGTGTCATGATCCGTCACTACAACAACAAAGAGTTGAAGGGTTATGTCCGTGTATCAGTCGGGAAGCCCGAGCACACAGCTGCTTTAATGGACGGCCTTAGTCGCCTCTCACAATGA
- the LOC104455440 gene encoding uncharacterized protein LOC104455440, with protein MALSSIGDLWNQWNIRGFVILSLFVQIVLVLFGPFRKKTTNHHIIFLLWLAYLMADSVAIYTIGLISHNQGYSSTHMAKVDGALQAFWVSFLLLHLGGPDTITAFSMEDSLLWQRHLLNLIFQISATIYVFAQIFPTNKSLVLPTMLVFLAGVIKNAERILALYFSSLPRLREWALSQTSSSKGTSSSEGAYKNLVQELNVQLGGNSNKEATLAESIVVKHADCFLQILKVFLADFIFKRQEREISREYFCKVSAMDALRVLSVELHFIYEVLHTKAFAIHSNWGYIFRLIAFTNVVIAFVLFNRVKKHRLKEPDVEITYLLLFGGIALDAIALFMLVFSDWMVVKIKRCNTRSSKLDSLLHKLVSTTDYLRKPRFTPCEAKPNANSTYTVLDTPLIFQRWSESISACNLLSEVVKGSPRKIYKRRCWGIVTFSKICKFSSCMAQKIIFCFLQASGTIARGRCLRYIAKKFSKKPLLVVPANVKYVSKNPFIKELWIFIFTEVKRKSENANNQEEVKKIFEARGDRFIRSRPRGISCGSLAKHVTDATYDSSIIRWHVATEIWYNKESSTTQHDKREFSKILSDYMLYLLFNQPNVMSDVAGIAKITSNHVLTQLGVFCKLDEMKAKQLCEECFTKVPKLHQRTELQEAVHLAQEIEKLRDGKWEVISGVWVEMLSYAASHIKGEAHIQVLSKGGELLAFVWLLMAHFGCFYKPVWGMCYEPSDEEGELKQTV; from the coding sequence ATGGCATTGAGCTCCATTGGGGATCTATGGAACCAATGGAATATTCGTGGCTTTGTCATTCTGAGTCTCTTTGTTCAAATCGTTCTCGTTCTATTTGGACCCTTtagaaagaaaacaacaaaccACCACATCATTTTCCTCTTGTGGTTGGCCTATTTGATGGCTGACTCGGTAGCTATATACACGATCGGGCTCATCTCTCATAACCAAGGCTACTCTTCTACTCATATGGCTAAAGTAGACGGAGCACTTCAAGCATTTTGGGTTTCATTTCTCTTGTTGCATCTTGGCGGTCCAGATACCATCACCGCATTCTCTATGGAGGACAGTTTGCTTTGGCAACGTCACCTACtcaatctcatcttccaaaTCAGTGCCACCATCTATGTCTTTGCACAAATATTTCCCACCAACAAGTCGCTTGTACTCCCAACAATGCTGGTCTTTCTTGCCGGGGTCATAAAAAATGCGGAGAGGATACTAGCCCTTTATTTCTCGAGCCTCCCAAGGCTTAGGGAATGGGCACTCTCTCAGACGTCCTCTTCTAAAGGTACGTCCTCTTCTGAAGGTGCGTACAAGAATTTGGTTCAAGAACTCAATGTTCAACTAGGTGGAAATTCTAATAAAGAAGCAACGCTTGCCGAGAGTATAGTGGTGAAACATGCCGACTGCTTCCTTCAGATCTTAAAGGTCTTCCTCGCAGATTTCATCTTCAAAAGACAAGAACGTGAAATAAGCCGCGAATATTTCTGCAAAGTTTCTGCGATGGACGCATTGAGGGTGTTATCAGTTGAACTCCATTTCATTTACGAGGTACTCCACACAAAAGCATTTGCCATACATTCCAATTGGGGCTACATTTTCCGTCTCATAGCCTTCACCAATGTGGTGATCGCTTTTGTCCTATTCAATCGTGTGAAGAAGCATCGGCTCAAGGAACCTGATGTGGAAATTActtatttgcttctttttggaggAATTGCTCTTGATGCGATAGCTCTATTTATGCTCGTTTTCTCTGATTGGATGGTCGTCAAAATCAAGCGCTGCAACACAAGATCATCCAAACTAGATTCACTTCTCCACAAGTTGGTATCTACCACAGATTACCTGAGGAAGCCTCGATTCACCCCATGTGAAGCAAAGCCTAATGCCAACAGTACTTACACTGTCTTAGATACACCATTAATATTTCAAAGGTGGTCAGAATCCATTTCTGCTTGCAATCTTTTATCCGAGGTGGTGAAGGGGAGTCCTAGAAAGATCTACAAGCGCAGATGTTGGGGCATCGTCACTTTTTCTAAAATCTGCAAGTTTTCATCATGTATGGCTCAGAAAATTATCTTCTGTTTCCTTCAAGCTAGTGGCACAATTGCGAGAGGCCGTTGTCTGAGGTACATAGCAAAGAAGTTTTCCAAGAAACCATTATTAGTAGTACCTGCAAATGTGAAGTATGTGTCCAAGAATCCCTTTATTAAAGAGTTATGGATCTTTATCTTTACGGAGGTGAAACGTAAATCTGAGAATGCGAATAATCAAGAAGAGGTGAAGAAGATATTTGAGGCTAGAGGTGATCGATTTATTCGGAGTAGACCAAGAGGGATTTCTTGTGGCAGTCTTGCAAAGCATGTCACTGATGCTACTTACGATAGTAGTATTATAAGGTGGCATGTTGCCACTGAAATTTGGTACAACAAAGAGAGTTCCACAACCCAACATGACAAAAGGGAGTTCAGCAAAATTCTCTCCGACTATATGTTGTATCTTCTATTTAATCAGCCTAATGTGATGTCTGATGTGGCGGGCATTGCCAAAATCACATCAAACCATGTGCTAACCCAGTTAGGTGTCTTCTGCAAATTAGATGAGATGAAGGCGAAGCAGCTATGTGAGGAATGTTTTACCAAGGTTCCAAAACTCCACCAAAGAACTGAGCTCCAGGAGGCCGTCCATTTGGCCCAAGAGATCGAAAAGCTAAGGGATGGTAAGTGGGAGGTGATAAGCGGAGTGTGGGTGGAGATGCTATCATATGCAGCGAGTCATATTAAGGGAGAGGCCCACATACAAGTGCTGAGCAAAGGTGGAGAGCTTCTAGCCTTTGTTTGGCTGTTGATGGCGCATTTCGGTTGTTTCTACAAACCAGTATGGGGCATGTGTTATGAACCCTCGGATGAGGAAGGTGAGTTAAAACAGACTGTGTAA
- the LOC104453292 gene encoding histidinol-phosphate aminotransferase, chloroplastic isoform X1, whose product MGVVEISSFSALWSAKLNGARRPVCSLEGRRRGVVAMASTVDVQHLSEANRELTGDSFIRPHLRKLSPYQPILPFEVLSTRLGRKPEDIIKLDANENPYGPPPEVFEALGSMKFPYVYPDPESRRLRAALAVDSGLEADYILAGCGADELIDLIMRCVLDPGDKIVDCPPTFTMYEFDAAVNGAHVIKVPRKPDFSLNVELIADAVEKENPKCIFLTSPNNPDGSIIGDEDLIKILKLPVLVVLDEAYIEFSGIESRMKWVKKYENLIVLRTFSKRAALAGLRVGYGAFPLSIIEYLWRAKQPYNVSVAAEVAACAALQNPTYLEDVKNALVQERERLFKLLMGVPFLNPYPSHSNFILCEVTSGMDAKKLKEDLAKMGVMIRHYNNKELKGYVRVSVGKPEHTAALMDGLSRLSQ is encoded by the exons ATGGGTGTGGTTGAAATAAGCAGCTTCTCCGCTCTTTGGTCTGCCAAATTGAACGGCGCCCGGCGACCCGTTTGCTCGCTCGAGGGAAGGCGGAGGGGGGTCGTCGCCATGGCCTCCACCGTGGACGTCCAGCATTTGAGCGAGGCCAACCGGGAATTGACCGGCGACTCGTTCATTCGGCCTCATCTGAGGAAATTGTCTCCTTACCAGCCCATTTTGCCTTTTGAG GTTTTGTCTACTCGTCTTGGAAGAAAACCAGAGGACATTATCAAATTAGATGCAAATGAAAACCCTTATGGTCCTCCTCCGGAG GTTTTTGAAGCTCTAGGGTCAATGAAATTCCCATATGTATACCCTGATCCAGAGAGCCGCCGGCTCCGTGCTGCTCTTGCTGTGGATTCTGGCCTTGAAGCTGATTACATTCTTGCGGGATGTGGAGCAGATGAACTAATCGATTTAATTATGCG ATGTGTTCTGGATCCTGGTGATAAGATTGTGGACTGCCCTCCAACATTTACAATGTATGAGTTTGATGCTGCAGTTAATGGGGCACATGTTATCAAAG TTCCTAGGAAGCCGGACTTCAGCTTAAATGTGGAACTCATTGCTGATGCTGTTGAGAAGGAGAACCCTAAATGCATATTTTTAACTTCTCCTAATAATCCAGATGGGAG TATTATTGGTGATGAAGATCTCATTAAAATCCTGAAACTCCCAGTGCTGGTCGTGTTGGATGAAGCATACATTGAGTTTTCGGGGATTGAGTCTAGGATGAAATGGGTGAAGAAGTATGAGAACTTGATTGTTCTCCGGACATTTAGCAAAAGAGCTG CTTTAGCTGGACTTCGAGTGGGTTACGGAGCATTTCCCTTGAGCATTATTGAGTATTTGTGGAGAGCGAAGCAACCTTATAATGTATCTGTTGCTGCTGAAGTTGCTGCATGTGCAGCATTGCAGAATCCAACTTATCTGGAG GATGTTAAAAACGCTCTGGTACAAGAAAGGGAGAGGCTTTTTAAACTTCTAATGGGAGTTCCATTTCTCAATCCATATCCTAGCCATTCTAATTTCATTCTTTGCGAGGTTACATCAGGAATGGATGCTAAAAAGCTGAAG GAGGACCTTGCCAAAATGGGTGTCATGATCCGTCACTACAACAACAAAGAGTTGAAGGGTTATGTCCGTGTATCAGTCGGGAAGCCCGAGCACACAGCTGCTTTAATGGACGGCCTTAGTCGCCTCTCACAATGA
- the LOC104428053 gene encoding LOW QUALITY PROTEIN: mitogen-activated protein kinase homolog MMK1-like (The sequence of the model RefSeq protein was modified relative to this genomic sequence to represent the inferred CDS: inserted 1 base in 1 codon), with protein sequence MDGGAPQPADAVMSEAAPAPAQQQHQPQQAQPQGIENIPATLSHXGRFIQYNIFGNIFEVTAKYKPPIMPIGKGAYGIVCSALNSETNEHVAIKKIANAFDNKIDAKRTLREIKLLRHMDHENVVAIRDIIPPPQREVFNDVYIAYELMDTDLHQIIRSNQALSEEHCQYFLYQILRGLKYIHSANVLHRDLKPSNLLLNANCDLKICDFGLARVTSETDFMTEYVVTRWYRAPELLLNSSDYTAAIDVWSVGCIFMELMDRKPLFPGRDHVQQLRLLMELIGTPSEAELGFLNENAKKYIRQLPLYRRQSFTEKFPHVHPLAIDLVEKMLTFDPRLRLTVEEALAHPYLNSLHDISDEPTCMNPFNFDFEQHALTEEQMRELIYREALAFNPEYLQ encoded by the exons aTGGACGGCGGGGCTCCTCAGCCGGCGGATGCCGTTATGTCGGAggcggcgccggcgccggcgcagCAGCAGCACCAGCCGCAGCAGGCGCAGCCGCAGGGGATCGAGAACATCCCGGCGACGCTCAGCC GGGGCCGCTTCATCCAGTACAACATCTTCGGCAACATCTTCGAGGTCACCGCCAAGTACAAGCCCCCCATCATGCCCATCGGCAAGGGCGCCTACGGCATCGTCTG CTCGGCTTTGAATTCGGAGACGAACGAGCACGTGGCCATAAAGAAGATTGCTAATGCTTTCGATAACAAGATCGATGCGAAGAGGACTCTCCGTGAGATCAAGCTTCTCCGGCACATGGACCATGAAAAC GTTGTGGCAATTAGGGATATTATTCCACCGCCACAGAGAGAGGTGTTCAATGATGTTTATATTGCATATGAGCTTATGGACACTGATCTGCATCAAATTATTCGTTCCAACCAAGCATTGTCTGAGGAGCATTGTCAG TATTTTCTATATCAGATCTTGCGAGGATTAAAATACATACATTCTGCAAATGTTCTGCATAGAGACTTGAAGCCCAGCAATCTTCTCCTAAATGCAAATTGCGATTTgaaaatatgtgattttggtcTAGCTCGTGTCACTTCTGAAACTGATTTTATGACAGAATATGTTGTCACAAGATGGTACCGTGCACCAGAGCTATTGTTAAATTCTTCAGACTATACGGCGGCAATAGATGTATGGTCTGTAGGCTGTATCTTTATGGAACTAATGGATCGGAAACCCTTGTTTCCTGGCAGAGACCATGTGCAACAGCTGCGTTTGTTGATGGAG CTGATTGGCACCCCATCAGAGGCAGAGTTGGGGTTCTTAAATGAAAATGCTAAGAAGTATATCAGACAGCTTCCTCTGTACCGTCGGCAATCTTTCACTGAAAAGTTTCCCCATGTCCACCCACTTGCAATCGATCTCGTTGAGAAGATGTTAACGTTCGATCCCAGGCTGAGGCTCACAG TTGAAGAGGCATTGGCTCATCCCTACCTAAACTCACTGCACGACATCAGCGATGAGCCGACTTGCATGAATCCATTCAACTTCGACTTTGAGCAGCATGCACTCACAGAGGAACAGATGAGGGAGTTAATTTATAGGGAAGCGCTTGCATTTAATCCCGAGTATCTACAGTAA